The following coding sequences are from one Ancylobacter sp. TS-1 window:
- the phnC gene encoding phosphonate ABC transporter ATP-binding protein: MLRIEGLSKRYAKGDRALDHIDLQVPAGQVVGLIGPSGAGKSTLIRCVNRLVEPTEGTIRLGDIELTALGRAGLRRARRRMGMIFQEYALVERLSVMENVLSGRLGYVGFWRAWFRRFPQADIDRAFAVLDRVGLMDHVDKRADELSGGQRQRVGIARALVQEPDILLVDEPTASLDPKTSRQIMRLIVEICAERNLAAIVNIHDVALAQMFVQRIVGLRAGRVVFDGPPESLDPEALTAIYGEEDWSKTMTREEEAEDSAHAAASEQLRGVRAPLIAEAL; encoded by the coding sequence ATGCTGCGGATCGAGGGTCTTTCCAAACGCTATGCCAAGGGCGACAGGGCTCTCGATCACATAGATCTGCAAGTGCCGGCCGGTCAGGTCGTCGGCCTGATCGGTCCTTCCGGCGCCGGCAAGTCCACGCTCATCCGCTGCGTGAACCGGCTTGTTGAGCCGACCGAGGGGACGATACGCCTCGGCGATATTGAACTGACGGCGCTAGGTCGGGCCGGGCTTCGCCGAGCCCGGCGCCGCATGGGCATGATTTTTCAGGAATACGCTTTGGTCGAGCGGCTCTCGGTGATGGAGAACGTGCTGTCCGGCCGCCTCGGCTATGTTGGCTTTTGGCGTGCCTGGTTCCGGCGCTTCCCCCAGGCCGACATCGACCGGGCCTTTGCGGTGCTCGACCGCGTCGGCCTGATGGACCATGTCGATAAGCGTGCCGATGAACTTTCCGGCGGCCAGCGGCAGCGTGTCGGCATTGCCCGCGCGCTGGTGCAGGAGCCCGATATTCTCTTGGTGGACGAGCCCACTGCCAGCCTCGATCCGAAGACCTCGCGTCAGATCATGCGCCTCATCGTCGAGATCTGCGCCGAGCGTAATCTGGCCGCGATCGTCAACATCCATGATGTCGCCCTCGCTCAGATGTTCGTGCAGCGCATTGTCGGCCTGCGCGCCGGTCGTGTGGTGTTCGACGGACCGCCCGAGAGCCTCGACCCCGAAGCCCTGACGGCGATCTATGGCGAGGAAGACTGGTCCAAGACGATGACGCGGGAGGAAGAGGCTGAGGACAGTGCGCATGCCGCCGCCTCCGAGCAGTTGCGCGGCGTCCGCGCGCCGCTGATCGCGGAAGCGCTTTGA
- the phnE gene encoding phosphonate ABC transporter, permease protein PhnE, with the protein MSDAVRPRRWRPAPLIANPWLRHGLTLGAVIYLALALGTIDVNWARVIDGLDRGARFIAGFLQPNFSARWDDIVQGMIESLTMTVTSTVAGIAISIPIGIGAARNIVPRPVYYVCRSIIAVSRSLQEIIVAIFLVAMVGFGPFAGFLTLSFATIGFLSKLLAEDIEDIDPASVEAIRATGSGWFSMLSYGVLPQVMPRLIGLSLYRLDINFRESAVVGIVGAGGIGATLNTAIDRYEFDSAAAILLLIIGIVMVSEYTSSIIRKRVQ; encoded by the coding sequence ATGTCCGACGCCGTTCGTCCGCGCCGCTGGCGTCCTGCGCCACTGATCGCCAATCCCTGGCTGCGCCACGGCCTGACGCTGGGCGCTGTGATCTATCTCGCGCTGGCGCTGGGGACCATCGACGTCAATTGGGCCCGTGTCATCGACGGCCTTGATCGGGGCGCGCGTTTCATCGCCGGCTTCCTGCAGCCGAACTTCTCGGCGCGCTGGGACGACATCGTCCAGGGCATGATCGAGAGCCTGACCATGACGGTGACATCCACCGTCGCCGGCATCGCCATTTCCATCCCCATCGGCATCGGGGCCGCCCGCAATATCGTGCCGCGTCCGGTCTATTATGTGTGCCGGTCGATCATTGCGGTGTCGCGGTCGCTGCAGGAGATCATCGTCGCGATCTTCCTGGTCGCCATGGTCGGCTTCGGACCGTTCGCCGGCTTCCTCACCCTGTCCTTCGCGACCATCGGCTTCCTCTCGAAGCTGCTTGCCGAAGACATCGAGGATATCGACCCGGCCTCGGTGGAGGCCATCCGCGCCACCGGCTCGGGCTGGTTTTCGATGCTGTCCTATGGCGTGCTGCCCCAGGTGATGCCCCGGCTGATCGGCCTGTCGCTGTATCGGCTGGACATTAATTTCCGCGAGTCGGCAGTGGTGGGCATCGTCGGCGCCGGCGGCATCGGCGCGACGCTGAATACCGCGATAGATCGCTATGAGTTCGATAGTGCGGCGGCCATTCTCCTTCTCATCATCGGCATCGTGATGGTGAGCGAGTACACGTCGAGCATCATTCGCAAAAGGGTGCAGTGA
- the phnE gene encoding phosphonate ABC transporter, permease protein PhnE, whose protein sequence is MAVQHLANGRFAWQRRTPKAEWLSWLAWLAGVALTVFCWRVMTENTIWDYVWDAPTQAADIGGRMVPPRWSYFPNIIKPLWDTLNIATLGTLLAVFISVPIAFLAARNTTPSVAFVRPLAIFVIVSSRSINAIIWALLLVSILGPGILAGIIAIALRSIGFIGKLLYEAIEEIDAKQVEAITATGASGPQTLAYAIVPQIMPAFAGITVFRWDINIRESTVLGLVGAGGIGLNLESSLNTLAWPQVTLILLVILGTVVVSEWISARIRHAII, encoded by the coding sequence ATGGCGGTGCAGCACCTTGCCAATGGGCGTTTCGCCTGGCAGCGGCGGACCCCCAAGGCCGAATGGCTCAGCTGGCTGGCCTGGCTTGCGGGCGTCGCGCTCACCGTCTTCTGCTGGCGCGTGATGACGGAAAATACGATATGGGATTATGTCTGGGACGCGCCGACGCAGGCGGCCGACATTGGCGGGCGCATGGTGCCGCCGCGGTGGAGCTACTTTCCCAACATCATCAAACCGCTCTGGGACACGCTGAACATTGCCACGCTCGGCACCCTGCTCGCGGTGTTCATCTCGGTGCCGATCGCGTTTCTGGCGGCGCGCAACACCACGCCGAGCGTCGCCTTCGTGCGTCCGCTGGCGATCTTCGTGATCGTCTCGTCGCGCTCGATCAACGCCATCATCTGGGCGCTGCTGCTGGTCTCCATTCTTGGCCCGGGCATTCTCGCCGGCATCATCGCCATCGCGCTGCGCTCGATCGGCTTTATCGGAAAGCTGCTCTATGAGGCGATCGAGGAAATCGACGCCAAGCAGGTCGAGGCCATCACCGCCACCGGCGCCTCCGGCCCGCAAACGCTGGCCTACGCCATCGTTCCGCAGATCATGCCCGCCTTCGCCGGCATCACGGTGTTCCGCTGGGACATCAACATCCGCGAATCCACCGTGCTCGGGCTGGTGGGCGCCGGCGGCATCGGCCTCAATCTCGAAAGCTCGCTCAACACGCTGGCCTGGCCGCAGGTGACGCTGATCCTTCTCGTCATCCTCGGCACGGTGGTCGTCAGCGAATGGATTTCGGCACGCATCCGCCACGCCATCATCTGA
- a CDS encoding ArsO family NAD(P)H-dependent flavin-containing monooxygenase: MNATDYDVIVIGGGQAGLATAYYLRRAGLSFVILDAGEAAGGAWVHTWDSLHLFSPAAFSSLPGWPMPAGDSDAFPTRDAVIDYLTRYEQRYGFAIERPCVVEAVEPVMDGLQVRLTTGRRLTTSAVVSATGTWSAPFVPTYPGQDQFRGIQLHSAFYQSPEPFRDKRVLVIGGGNSGAQIFAELAPVAAATWVTLQEPVFLPDDVDGRVLFERASARVRGEDGPAGFGDIVMVPPVKAARDRGILHAVRPFERFTPDGVIWPDGTASPVGAVIWCTGFRPETAHLQLLGCVESDGRIEVVDQRAVAQPRLWLAGYGNWTGAASATLIGAGRTARELAPRISDALVSEIRHAPVA; this comes from the coding sequence ATGAACGCCACCGATTATGATGTCATCGTCATTGGCGGTGGTCAGGCTGGCCTCGCCACCGCCTATTATCTGCGCCGGGCGGGTCTGAGCTTCGTCATCCTCGATGCGGGCGAGGCGGCGGGCGGTGCCTGGGTTCACACCTGGGATTCGCTGCACCTGTTCTCCCCGGCGGCGTTCAGCTCATTGCCCGGCTGGCCGATGCCAGCGGGAGACAGCGACGCCTTTCCGACCCGCGACGCGGTGATCGACTATCTCACCCGCTATGAGCAGCGCTACGGCTTCGCGATCGAGCGTCCCTGCGTCGTCGAGGCCGTAGAGCCTGTCATGGACGGCTTGCAGGTCCGATTGACGACAGGCCGCCGCTTGACGACCAGCGCCGTCGTCAGCGCGACAGGCACATGGTCGGCTCCCTTCGTTCCCACCTATCCCGGTCAGGATCAGTTCCGGGGAATTCAGCTTCACTCCGCCTTCTATCAAAGTCCGGAGCCGTTCCGGGACAAGCGTGTGCTGGTCATTGGCGGCGGCAATTCGGGCGCGCAGATTTTCGCCGAGCTTGCGCCCGTCGCGGCCGCGACCTGGGTGACACTTCAGGAGCCGGTCTTTCTGCCCGATGATGTCGATGGGCGGGTGCTTTTCGAGCGCGCCAGCGCGCGCGTCCGTGGCGAGGACGGCCCCGCAGGTTTCGGCGACATCGTGATGGTACCGCCGGTCAAGGCGGCGCGCGATCGCGGCATCCTCCATGCGGTTCGGCCGTTCGAGCGCTTCACCCCCGACGGCGTGATCTGGCCCGATGGGACGGCGAGCCCCGTCGGTGCCGTGATCTGGTGCACGGGTTTTCGGCCGGAGACCGCACATTTGCAGCTTCTGGGTTGTGTGGAGTCCGATGGTCGAATTGAGGTCGTCGATCAGCGCGCGGTGGCCCAGCCGCGCCTGTGGCTTGCCGGTTATGGCAATTGGACGGGCGCTGCTTCCGCGACGCTGATCGGCGCCGGACGAACGGCGCGCGAGCTGGCTCCCCGGATCTCGGATGCCCTGGTATCCGAGATCCGCCACGCTCCGGTTGCCTGA
- the moaA gene encoding GTP 3',8-cyclase MoaA produces the protein MNLRLSSAVGAERLVARAPLVDTFGRAVTYLRVSVTDRCDFRCVYCMAEHMTFLPKPELLTLEELDRLCSAFVARGVRKLRLTGGEPLVRRDVMTLFRSLSRHLDSGALEELTLTTNGSQLARFARELAACGVKRINVSLDTLDPAKFRALTRWGDLNKVLAGIDAAQAAGIHVKLNAVALAGENEDEIPALIEWAHGRGMDISLIEVMPLGDTGAERLDQYLPLSTVRERLAQHWTLEDIAFRTGGPARYVSIKETGGRLGLITPLTHNFCEGCNRVRVTCTGTLYMCLGQDDAADLRSPLRASESDETLHAALDDAIFRKPKGHDFVIERTGQAPAVRRHMSVTGG, from the coding sequence ATGAATCTCCGACTTTCCTCCGCCGTCGGCGCGGAGCGCCTCGTTGCGCGCGCCCCGCTGGTCGACACGTTCGGCCGCGCGGTGACCTATCTGCGCGTTTCGGTGACGGACCGCTGCGACTTCCGCTGCGTGTACTGCATGGCGGAACATATGACGTTCCTGCCCAAGCCCGAGCTGCTGACGCTGGAGGAACTCGACCGGCTGTGCTCGGCCTTCGTCGCGCGCGGCGTGAGGAAGCTGCGCCTGACCGGCGGCGAGCCGCTGGTGCGCCGCGACGTGATGACCCTGTTCCGCTCGCTCTCGCGCCACCTGGATTCAGGCGCGCTGGAGGAGCTGACGCTCACCACCAACGGCTCGCAGCTCGCCCGCTTCGCCCGCGAGCTGGCCGCCTGCGGCGTCAAGCGCATCAATGTCTCGCTCGACACGCTGGACCCGGCGAAGTTCCGCGCGCTGACCCGCTGGGGCGACCTCAACAAGGTGCTCGCCGGCATCGACGCGGCGCAGGCGGCCGGCATCCATGTGAAGCTCAACGCGGTGGCGCTGGCCGGCGAGAACGAGGACGAGATCCCCGCGCTGATCGAATGGGCGCATGGCCGGGGCATGGACATCTCGCTGATCGAGGTGATGCCGCTGGGGGACACCGGGGCAGAGCGCCTCGACCAGTATCTGCCGCTCTCCACCGTGCGCGAGCGGCTGGCGCAGCACTGGACGCTGGAGGACATCGCCTTCCGCACCGGCGGGCCGGCACGCTATGTCTCGATCAAGGAGACCGGCGGGCGGCTCGGCCTCATCACCCCGCTGACGCATAATTTCTGCGAGGGCTGCAACCGGGTGCGGGTCACCTGCACCGGCACGCTCTATATGTGCCTGGGTCAGGACGACGCGGCGGACCTTCGCAGCCCCCTCCGCGCCTCCGAGAGCGACGAGACCCTGCACGCGGCGCTGGACGACGCCATCTTCCGCAAGCCCAAGGGGCATGATTTCGTCATCGAGCGCACCGGCCAGGCCCCCGCCGTGCGCCGCCACATGAGCGTGACGGGCGGCTGA
- a CDS encoding arsenate reductase (azurin) large subunit, with amino-acid sequence MAYKRQIGRLPIVPANAKVHNVVCHYCIVGCGYKAYSWDARYEGGTAPADNAFGVDLAEQQGADTPAWYAPSMYNIVRQDGRDVHIVIKPDRECSVNSGLGSVRGARIAEMSYSRQRNTQLQRLTDPLVWRYGQLQPTSWDDALDLVARVTSAVIAEQGEDGLFVSAFDHGGAGGGYENTWGTGKLYFGAMKVKNIRIHNRPAYNSEVHGSRDMGVGELNNCYEDAQLADTIVAVGTNALETQTNYFLNHWVPNLRGTSMDKKKAEFGSEPVAQGRVVIVDPRRTVTVNACEVEAGKDNVLHLALNSGTDLALFNAWFTYAAEKGWIDREFIGASTKDFDKAVAANKVSIAEAAEITGLSEADIVKAITWIAEPKIGGARRRTMFAYEKGLIWGNDNYRTNQSLVNLALATGNIGRPGGGCVRMGGHQEGYSRPSDAHVGRPAAYVDKLLIEGKGGVHHIWGCDHYKTTLNALEFKRVYKKRTDLVKDAMNAVPYGDRPAMVAAIMDAIRKGGLFSVDVDIVPTKVGEAAHVMLPAATSGEMNLTSMNGERRMRLTERYMDPPGVAMPDCLIAARIANHMQRVLGEMGKTDMAAKFSGFDWKTEEDAFMDGYHGHEKGGEFVTYDLLRAMGTNGFQEPATGVQDGRIVGTKRLFADGKFNKPDGKAVFAATQWRGLEAPGKQAEKDKFPFLINNGRANLVWQSAYLDTENEFVMDRWPYPFIEMNPDDMADLGLKNGDLVEVYNDNGSTQAMAYPTPTARRKQAFMLFGYPTGVQGNVVSAGVNEFVIPNYKQTWGSIRKIADAPKSVLHLTFKSKEYIS; translated from the coding sequence ATGGCTTACAAGCGCCAGATAGGCCGGCTGCCCATCGTCCCGGCCAACGCCAAGGTCCACAACGTCGTCTGTCACTACTGCATCGTCGGCTGTGGCTACAAGGCCTATAGCTGGGACGCCCGTTATGAGGGCGGTACCGCCCCGGCAGACAACGCGTTCGGCGTCGACCTCGCCGAGCAGCAGGGGGCGGACACCCCGGCCTGGTACGCCCCGTCCATGTACAACATTGTCCGCCAGGACGGCCGAGATGTGCACATCGTCATCAAGCCCGACCGCGAATGCTCGGTGAACTCCGGCCTCGGATCGGTGCGCGGCGCGCGCATCGCGGAGATGAGCTATTCGCGCCAACGCAACACGCAGCTCCAGCGCCTTACCGATCCGCTGGTCTGGCGCTACGGCCAGCTGCAACCGACCAGCTGGGACGACGCGCTCGACCTCGTCGCCCGGGTGACATCGGCCGTGATCGCCGAACAGGGCGAGGATGGGCTGTTCGTCTCCGCTTTCGACCATGGCGGCGCCGGCGGCGGCTATGAGAACACCTGGGGCACCGGCAAGCTCTATTTTGGGGCGATGAAGGTCAAGAACATCCGCATCCACAACCGCCCGGCCTACAATTCCGAGGTTCACGGCTCGCGCGACATGGGCGTCGGCGAACTGAACAATTGCTATGAGGACGCCCAGCTCGCCGACACCATCGTGGCCGTCGGCACCAACGCGCTGGAAACCCAGACCAACTACTTCCTGAACCATTGGGTGCCGAATTTGCGCGGCACCTCGATGGACAAAAAGAAGGCCGAGTTCGGCAGCGAGCCGGTGGCTCAGGGCCGGGTGGTCATCGTCGATCCGCGCCGCACAGTGACGGTCAATGCCTGCGAAGTGGAGGCGGGCAAGGACAACGTGCTTCATCTCGCGCTCAATTCCGGCACCGACCTCGCGTTGTTCAACGCCTGGTTCACCTATGCGGCGGAAAAGGGCTGGATCGACCGGGAATTCATCGGCGCGTCCACGAAAGACTTCGACAAGGCGGTCGCCGCCAACAAGGTCTCGATTGCCGAGGCGGCGGAGATCACCGGCCTTTCCGAGGCCGACATCGTCAAGGCGATTACCTGGATCGCCGAGCCCAAGATCGGCGGCGCCCGCCGCCGCACCATGTTCGCCTATGAGAAAGGCCTCATCTGGGGCAACGACAATTACCGCACCAACCAGTCGCTGGTGAACCTCGCGCTGGCGACCGGTAATATTGGTCGTCCGGGCGGCGGCTGCGTGCGCATGGGCGGTCATCAGGAAGGCTATTCCCGCCCCTCCGACGCCCATGTCGGCCGCCCCGCCGCCTATGTCGACAAGCTCTTGATCGAGGGCAAGGGCGGCGTCCATCACATCTGGGGCTGCGACCACTACAAGACGACGCTGAACGCACTGGAGTTCAAGCGCGTCTACAAGAAGCGCACCGATCTGGTGAAGGATGCCATGAACGCTGTTCCCTATGGCGATCGGCCCGCCATGGTCGCGGCGATCATGGACGCGATACGCAAGGGAGGGCTGTTTTCCGTCGACGTGGACATCGTCCCGACCAAGGTCGGCGAGGCGGCCCACGTCATGCTGCCGGCGGCGACCTCGGGCGAGATGAACCTCACCTCGATGAATGGCGAACGGCGCATGCGGCTCACCGAGCGCTATATGGACCCGCCCGGCGTTGCCATGCCGGACTGCCTGATCGCGGCACGGATCGCCAACCACATGCAGCGCGTGCTCGGCGAGATGGGCAAGACCGACATGGCGGCGAAATTCTCCGGCTTCGACTGGAAGACCGAGGAAGACGCCTTTATGGACGGCTATCACGGCCATGAGAAGGGCGGCGAGTTCGTCACCTATGACCTGCTGCGGGCAATGGGAACAAACGGCTTCCAGGAGCCGGCGACCGGCGTGCAGGATGGCAGGATCGTCGGCACCAAGCGCCTGTTCGCGGACGGAAAATTCAACAAGCCGGACGGCAAGGCGGTCTTCGCCGCGACGCAGTGGCGGGGTCTGGAGGCGCCCGGCAAGCAGGCCGAGAAGGACAAATTCCCGTTCCTGATCAACAATGGCCGGGCCAATCTGGTGTGGCAGAGCGCCTATCTCGACACCGAGAACGAGTTCGTCATGGACCGCTGGCCGTACCCGTTCATCGAGATGAACCCGGATGACATGGCCGACCTCGGCTTGAAAAACGGCGATCTCGTCGAGGTCTACAATGACAACGGCTCGACCCAGGCCATGGCCTATCCGACGCCGACGGCCAGACGCAAGCAGGCCTTCATGCTGTTCGGCTATCCCACCGGCGTGCAGGGCAATGTCGTGTCGGCGGGTGTCAACGAGTTCGTCATTCCCAACTACAAGCAGACCTGGGGCAGCATCCGCAAGATTGCCGACGCACCCAAGTCCGTTCTGCACCTGACCTTCAAGTCGAAGGAATACATCTCCTGA
- a CDS encoding arsenate reductase (azurin) small subunit: MKRCQSLVDAGRRQFLTGAGVMTAGAAAATVLPAQAKAAEAAAALVKYPANRLANVKDLTTNEPLDVAYPDEDAPGVLLKLGTPVPGGAGPEGDIVGFSTVCPHKGFPLAYSAGDKTLNCPGHYSRFDCEKGGQQVWGQATQNLPQYALRIDDKGDIYAEGVDELLYGRLSNVL; the protein is encoded by the coding sequence ATGAAGAGGTGCCAAAGCCTCGTAGATGCCGGCCGCCGCCAGTTTCTGACGGGTGCCGGCGTAATGACCGCCGGAGCGGCCGCAGCAACCGTGCTGCCGGCGCAGGCCAAGGCGGCCGAAGCGGCAGCCGCGCTGGTCAAATACCCGGCGAACCGGCTGGCCAACGTCAAGGACCTCACGACCAATGAGCCGCTGGATGTCGCCTATCCCGACGAGGATGCGCCGGGCGTCCTGCTGAAGCTCGGCACGCCCGTACCGGGCGGCGCCGGGCCTGAGGGCGACATTGTCGGGTTTTCGACCGTCTGCCCGCACAAGGGATTTCCGCTGGCCTATTCCGCCGGCGACAAGACGCTGAACTGCCCCGGCCATTACTCGCGCTTCGACTGCGAAAAGGGTGGGCAGCAGGTCTGGGGGCAGGCGACGCAGAACCTTCCCCAATACGCGCTGCGGATCGACGACAAGGGCGACATCTACGCCGAAGGCGTCGACGAGCTTCTGTACGGCCGCCTATCGAACGTGCTCTGA
- a CDS encoding sigma-54 dependent transcriptional regulator, with translation MSPDPVLIGLVEDDPIMGESLVQRLTLEGMAVKWWQAGQDALGEIADQRFRAIICDIRLPDVTGEAVFREAGRRANAPPFLFITGHGDIDQAVRLMRAGAADYVTKPFEMDDFLARLGDLVHPPLEADGAVLGISPAIREVERLLRRVARVGSSVLITGETGTGKDVAAHFLHTMSDAANEPFMAVNCAAIPADLLESELFGHEKGAFTGAAQRHLGYAERTGSGVLFLDEIGELRPELQAKLLRLIEDRTFTRVGGERPLRFNGRLVTATNADLPRRVAAGSFREDLYYRINVVTVRMPSLRERREDIPWLMERVFAELSGRLATQANGISALAEEAALAHSWPGNIRELRNRMERAMALGMGPWIMPGDLFPEQAAGGPVGAPQLGSLEEARLDAEKRHILRALASTQGEISAAARLLGIGRTTLWEKMRRLGLGAEP, from the coding sequence ATGTCGCCTGATCCCGTTCTGATCGGCCTGGTCGAAGACGATCCCATCATGGGCGAAAGTCTGGTGCAGCGACTGACGCTCGAAGGCATGGCCGTCAAATGGTGGCAGGCTGGGCAGGACGCGCTGGGGGAAATCGCCGACCAGCGCTTCAGGGCGATCATCTGCGACATCCGGCTTCCCGACGTGACCGGGGAAGCGGTGTTCCGCGAAGCCGGGCGTCGCGCCAATGCGCCGCCCTTCCTGTTCATCACTGGCCATGGCGATATCGACCAGGCCGTCCGGTTGATGCGCGCGGGCGCCGCCGACTATGTCACCAAGCCGTTCGAAATGGACGACTTCCTGGCGCGCCTGGGCGATCTCGTGCATCCGCCGCTTGAGGCCGACGGTGCGGTTCTGGGCATCTCGCCGGCGATCCGCGAGGTCGAAAGGCTTCTGCGGCGCGTCGCCCGTGTCGGCTCCAGCGTGCTGATCACCGGCGAAACCGGCACCGGCAAGGATGTCGCCGCCCATTTCCTCCACACGATGTCCGATGCCGCAAACGAGCCCTTCATGGCGGTGAACTGTGCCGCCATTCCCGCCGACCTGCTGGAAAGCGAGCTGTTCGGTCACGAGAAGGGCGCCTTCACCGGCGCCGCGCAACGCCATCTCGGCTATGCCGAGCGCACCGGATCGGGCGTCCTGTTTCTCGACGAGATCGGCGAATTGCGGCCGGAACTGCAGGCAAAGCTGTTGCGCCTGATCGAGGATCGGACTTTCACCCGCGTCGGTGGCGAACGGCCGCTGCGGTTCAACGGCCGGCTCGTCACCGCCACCAACGCCGATCTTCCCCGCCGTGTGGCCGCAGGCAGCTTCCGCGAGGATCTGTACTACCGGATCAATGTCGTCACGGTGCGCATGCCGTCGTTGCGGGAGCGGCGGGAGGACATTCCCTGGCTGATGGAACGGGTCTTCGCCGAACTCTCGGGCCGGTTGGCGACCCAGGCCAACGGCATCAGCGCCCTCGCCGAGGAAGCCGCGCTTGCCCATTCCTGGCCCGGCAATATTCGCGAGCTGCGCAACCGCATGGAGCGTGCCATGGCGCTCGGCATGGGCCCCTGGATCATGCCGGGCGACCTGTTTCCCGAGCAGGCCGCGGGCGGCCCCGTGGGCGCCCCTCAGCTCGGCTCGCTGGAGGAGGCGCGCCTTGATGCCGAGAAGCGGCACATCCTGCGTGCGCTCGCCAGCACGCAGGGCGAGATCAGCGCAGCGGCGCGGCTGCTCGGCATCGGGCGCACCACGCTGTGGGAGAAGATGCGCCGGCTCGGTCTGGGTGCCGAGCCGTAG
- a CDS encoding sensor histidine kinase translates to MKVPLAVAALMVLVGVVLSERVLSRLDQSQERHLRELAQSYLDGLSSAIAPSILRDDVWEVFDAIERAQQLNKSLRPAETIVANADDRVIAASDPRLHPVGKAVATSIVDATGQGTFRFDSGADQAYAQRELSYPGRKVGTIYASFDTRHLAIERRGVLTTLVLTNGFLTLLLAAAGWLLVARMMRPIRILSDHLGSARETDVAPIAPEIVAASQGEFGRLFQAYNALVQSTAERQELSKRLAEEERLGSLGRLASALAHEINNPLGGLFNALATVKSHGHIESVRVGSVGLLERGLVGIRDVVRTTLALYRTDGSRRDLMATDIEDLGLLIAPEARRREVSVTIGNALEGSVPLPSTPMRQAILNLLLNAVAAAPAGSVVALSAASCGDGLVVEVRDCGPGLPLEAAALLTGTAGARPLRDGAGLGLWMTHRLLHELGATIAVAYPETAGTCVRVSIPFERDEEFAHVA, encoded by the coding sequence GTGAAGGTGCCGCTCGCCGTCGCCGCCCTCATGGTTCTTGTCGGCGTCGTGCTTTCCGAGCGCGTGCTGTCGCGCCTGGACCAATCCCAGGAGCGTCACCTGCGCGAGCTCGCCCAGAGCTATCTGGACGGCCTGTCTTCGGCGATCGCTCCCTCCATCCTGCGTGACGATGTCTGGGAGGTCTTCGACGCGATCGAACGGGCGCAACAGCTCAACAAGAGCCTGCGGCCGGCGGAGACGATCGTCGCCAACGCCGATGATCGGGTGATCGCTGCTTCCGATCCGCGGCTTCATCCGGTCGGCAAGGCCGTGGCGACCTCGATTGTCGACGCCACGGGTCAGGGAACCTTCCGCTTCGACTCCGGCGCCGATCAGGCCTATGCCCAGCGCGAACTTTCCTATCCCGGCCGGAAGGTGGGGACGATCTATGCGAGCTTCGATACGCGCCATCTGGCGATCGAGCGGCGAGGCGTCCTGACCACGCTCGTTCTTACCAACGGGTTCCTGACCCTCCTGCTGGCGGCGGCCGGCTGGTTGCTGGTAGCACGCATGATGCGGCCGATCCGCATTCTGTCGGACCATCTGGGCAGCGCGCGCGAGACCGATGTCGCGCCCATCGCGCCGGAGATCGTCGCCGCCAGCCAGGGCGAATTCGGCCGCCTCTTCCAGGCTTACAACGCGCTCGTGCAGTCGACGGCGGAGCGGCAGGAACTGTCCAAGCGGCTCGCCGAGGAAGAGCGCCTCGGCAGCCTCGGTCGGCTGGCCTCGGCCCTCGCCCATGAGATCAACAATCCGCTCGGCGGACTATTCAATGCGCTCGCTACCGTCAAGAGCCATGGCCATATCGAGAGTGTCCGTGTCGGCTCGGTGGGGCTGCTTGAGCGCGGACTGGTCGGCATTCGCGACGTGGTGCGCACGACCCTTGCGCTCTACCGCACCGATGGCAGCCGGCGCGACCTGATGGCGACAGACATCGAGGATCTTGGGCTCCTCATCGCTCCGGAAGCCCGCCGGCGTGAAGTCAGTGTCACCATCGGCAACGCGCTGGAGGGCAGCGTTCCGCTGCCGAGCACGCCGATGCGGCAGGCGATCCTGAATCTTCTGCTCAATGCCGTCGCAGCAGCTCCGGCGGGATCCGTCGTCGCGCTTTCGGCGGCAAGCTGCGGGGACGGGCTCGTCGTCGAGGTCCGCGATTGCGGCCCGGGCCTGCCGCTCGAGGCAGCCGCGCTTCTCACCGGCACCGCTGGCGCCCGCCCCCTGCGTGACGGGGCGGGCCTCGGGCTTTGGATGACGCACCGGCTGCTGCATGAACTCGGCGCCACCATCGCGGTCGCCTATCCTGAGACTGCGGGCACCTGCGTGCGCGTATCAATTCCCTTCGAGCGCGACGAGGAGTTCGCCCATGTCGCCTGA